One Hordeum vulgare subsp. vulgare chromosome 4H, MorexV3_pseudomolecules_assembly, whole genome shotgun sequence DNA window includes the following coding sequences:
- the LOC123447081 gene encoding uncharacterized protein LOC123447081 isoform X3 gives MLDLDTEWIRKIFSASSQPPPLPPRDAAAPPPAWFLLEPLGYIADHANATSAEASSSTGHTVRVTVCATDPLGLSHVCFHCNGLTDADFSDRPTVVCSEKDLLVLSVVFIYGPYAKEGLKEYFVYRAGPGPPSLYLLPGPFPRVLTKADVALLPRDDGAHFLIAVLCFTLGRWVYDLHVFSSTTWAWSVKEVEGDVSPGAKAAVSHIIASKVILLGGGTVGWVDLWRGIVVCDVLQEKPVLRFIPLPPLMPGHREGPKSSPWPIRNVSCSDGLIKYVEVEKHQRRDPDERPFDDIDTLYEGDCLAKPKVMGWKAMTWYRRFSCDHWSKGCVAFDKEISIDSPTRSMLLPDLTDDDAGELTLKDMLASYPVPTLASHCDDVVYMLCESKSGSKKSWLITVDLKKKILVELAPFPLEGRGSYFRRTLRRSW, from the exons ATGCTTGATCTGGACACAGAATGGATCCGCAAGATCTTCTCCGCCTCCTCCCAGCCCCCGCCGCTCCCTCCCCGCGACGCCGCGGCCCCTCCCCCGGCCTGGTTCCTGCTCGAGCCGCTCGGGTACATCGCCGACCACGCGAACGCCACCTCCGCGGAGGCCTCCTCCAGCACGGGCCACACCGTCCGGGTCACCGTCTGCGCCACCGACCCGCTCGGCCTCTCCCACGTCTGCTTCCACTGCAACGGCCTCACCGACGCCGACTTCTCCGACCGGCCCACCGTCGTCTGCTCCGAGAAGGACCTCCTCGTCCTCTCGGTCGTCTTCATCTACGGCCCCTACGCCAAGGAGGGCCTCAAGGAGTACTTCGTCTACAGGGCCGGGCCCGGCCCGCCGTCCCTCTACCTGCTCCCAGGCCCCTTCCCGCGCGTCCTCACCAAGGCCGACGTCGCGCTCCTCCCCCGCGACGACGGCGCGCATTTCCTCATCGCCGTCCTGTGCTTCACGCTCGGCCGCTGGGTCTATGACCTCCATGTGTTCTCTTCCACGACCTGGGCTTGGAGCGTCAAGGAGGTGGAGGGGGACGTATCGCCTGGCGCCAAGGCCGCAGTGTCCCACATTATAGCTTCCAAGGTGATCCTGCTCGGAGGAGGCACGGTGGgatgggttgatctctggaggggGATCGTGGTCTGCGACGTGCTCCAAGAAAAGCCCGTGCTGCGGTTCATCCCGTTGCCCCCGCTGATGCCTGGCCACAGGGAAGGCCCCAAGTCATCCCCATGGCCCATTCGGAACGTCTCCTGCAGCGATGGTTTGATCAAGTATGTCGAGGTAGAGAAACATCAAAGGCGTGATCCTGACGAGAGGCCGTTCGATGACATTGATACGCTCTACGAGGGAGACTGCTTGGCGAAGCCCAAAGTAATGGGCTGGAAGGCCATGACATGGTATAGAAGGTTCTCTTGTGACCACTGGAGCAAGGGGTGTGTGGCTTTTGACAAGGAAATATCGATTGACAGCCCGACGCGCTCTATGTTGTTGCCTGACCTGACGGATGATGATGCTGGAGAGTTGACACTAAAGGACATGCTGGCATCTTACCCTGTCCCAACCTTGGCAAGCCATTGCGATGATGTCGTTTACATGTTGTGTGAATCGAAATCTGGCAGCAAAAAGTCATGGCTGATCACTGTTGACCTGAAAAAGAAGATACTGGTCGAATTGGCACCGTTTCCTCTCGAAGG CAGAGGAAGCTACTTCAGAAGAACCCTGAGAAGGAGCTGGTGA
- the LOC123447081 gene encoding uncharacterized protein LOC123447081 isoform X1, with translation MLDLDTEWIRKIFSASSQPPPLPPRDAAAPPPAWFLLEPLGYIADHANATSAEASSSTGHTVRVTVCATDPLGLSHVCFHCNGLTDADFSDRPTVVCSEKDLLVLSVVFIYGPYAKEGLKEYFVYRAGPGPPSLYLLPGPFPRVLTKADVALLPRDDGAHFLIAVLCFTLGRWVYDLHVFSSTTWAWSVKEVEGDVSPGAKAAVSHIIASKVILLGGGTVGWVDLWRGIVVCDVLQEKPVLRFIPLPPLMPGHREGPKSSPWPIRNVSCSDGLIKYVEVEKHQRRDPDERPFDDIDTLYEGDCLAKPKVMGWKAMTWYRRFSCDHWSKGCVAFDKEISIDSPTRSMLLPDLTDDDAGELTLKDMLASYPVPTLASHCDDVVYMLCESKSGSKKSWLITVDLKKKILVELAPFPLEGYYNPAHPFELSSYLNVAPAEEATSEEP, from the exons ATGCTTGATCTGGACACAGAATGGATCCGCAAGATCTTCTCCGCCTCCTCCCAGCCCCCGCCGCTCCCTCCCCGCGACGCCGCGGCCCCTCCCCCGGCCTGGTTCCTGCTCGAGCCGCTCGGGTACATCGCCGACCACGCGAACGCCACCTCCGCGGAGGCCTCCTCCAGCACGGGCCACACCGTCCGGGTCACCGTCTGCGCCACCGACCCGCTCGGCCTCTCCCACGTCTGCTTCCACTGCAACGGCCTCACCGACGCCGACTTCTCCGACCGGCCCACCGTCGTCTGCTCCGAGAAGGACCTCCTCGTCCTCTCGGTCGTCTTCATCTACGGCCCCTACGCCAAGGAGGGCCTCAAGGAGTACTTCGTCTACAGGGCCGGGCCCGGCCCGCCGTCCCTCTACCTGCTCCCAGGCCCCTTCCCGCGCGTCCTCACCAAGGCCGACGTCGCGCTCCTCCCCCGCGACGACGGCGCGCATTTCCTCATCGCCGTCCTGTGCTTCACGCTCGGCCGCTGGGTCTATGACCTCCATGTGTTCTCTTCCACGACCTGGGCTTGGAGCGTCAAGGAGGTGGAGGGGGACGTATCGCCTGGCGCCAAGGCCGCAGTGTCCCACATTATAGCTTCCAAGGTGATCCTGCTCGGAGGAGGCACGGTGGgatgggttgatctctggaggggGATCGTGGTCTGCGACGTGCTCCAAGAAAAGCCCGTGCTGCGGTTCATCCCGTTGCCCCCGCTGATGCCTGGCCACAGGGAAGGCCCCAAGTCATCCCCATGGCCCATTCGGAACGTCTCCTGCAGCGATGGTTTGATCAAGTATGTCGAGGTAGAGAAACATCAAAGGCGTGATCCTGACGAGAGGCCGTTCGATGACATTGATACGCTCTACGAGGGAGACTGCTTGGCGAAGCCCAAAGTAATGGGCTGGAAGGCCATGACATGGTATAGAAGGTTCTCTTGTGACCACTGGAGCAAGGGGTGTGTGGCTTTTGACAAGGAAATATCGATTGACAGCCCGACGCGCTCTATGTTGTTGCCTGACCTGACGGATGATGATGCTGGAGAGTTGACACTAAAGGACATGCTGGCATCTTACCCTGTCCCAACCTTGGCAAGCCATTGCGATGATGTCGTTTACATGTTGTGTGAATCGAAATCTGGCAGCAAAAAGTCATGGCTGATCACTGTTGACCTGAAAAAGAAGATACTGGTCGAATTGGCACCGTTTCCTCTCGAAGGGTATTACAACCCAGCCCACCCTTTTGAACTGTCCAGTTATCTGAACGTAGCACCAG CAGAGGAAGCTACTTCAGAAGAACCCTGA
- the LOC123447081 gene encoding uncharacterized protein LOC123447081 isoform X2 → MLDLDTEWIRKIFSASSQPPPLPPRDAAAPPPAWFLLEPLGYIADHANATSAEASSSTGHTVRVTVCATDPLGLSHVCFHCNGLTDADFSDRPTVVCSEKDLLVLSVVFIYGPYAKEGLKEYFVYRAGPGPPSLYLLPGPFPRVLTKADVALLPRDDGAHFLIAVLCFTLGRWVYDLHVFSSTTWAWSVKEVEGDVSPGAKAAVSHIIASKVILLGGGTVGWVDLWRGIVVCDVLQEKPVLRFIPLPPLMPGHREGPKSSPWPIRNVSCSDGLIKYVEVEKHQRRDPDERPFDDIDTLYEGDCLAKPKVMGWKAMTWYRRFSCDHWSKGCVAFDKEISIDSPTRSMLLPDLTDDDAGELTLKDMLASYPVPTLASHCDDVVYMLCESKSGSKKSWLITVDLKKKILVELAPFPLEGYYNPAHPFELSSYLNVAPEEATSEEP, encoded by the exons ATGCTTGATCTGGACACAGAATGGATCCGCAAGATCTTCTCCGCCTCCTCCCAGCCCCCGCCGCTCCCTCCCCGCGACGCCGCGGCCCCTCCCCCGGCCTGGTTCCTGCTCGAGCCGCTCGGGTACATCGCCGACCACGCGAACGCCACCTCCGCGGAGGCCTCCTCCAGCACGGGCCACACCGTCCGGGTCACCGTCTGCGCCACCGACCCGCTCGGCCTCTCCCACGTCTGCTTCCACTGCAACGGCCTCACCGACGCCGACTTCTCCGACCGGCCCACCGTCGTCTGCTCCGAGAAGGACCTCCTCGTCCTCTCGGTCGTCTTCATCTACGGCCCCTACGCCAAGGAGGGCCTCAAGGAGTACTTCGTCTACAGGGCCGGGCCCGGCCCGCCGTCCCTCTACCTGCTCCCAGGCCCCTTCCCGCGCGTCCTCACCAAGGCCGACGTCGCGCTCCTCCCCCGCGACGACGGCGCGCATTTCCTCATCGCCGTCCTGTGCTTCACGCTCGGCCGCTGGGTCTATGACCTCCATGTGTTCTCTTCCACGACCTGGGCTTGGAGCGTCAAGGAGGTGGAGGGGGACGTATCGCCTGGCGCCAAGGCCGCAGTGTCCCACATTATAGCTTCCAAGGTGATCCTGCTCGGAGGAGGCACGGTGGgatgggttgatctctggaggggGATCGTGGTCTGCGACGTGCTCCAAGAAAAGCCCGTGCTGCGGTTCATCCCGTTGCCCCCGCTGATGCCTGGCCACAGGGAAGGCCCCAAGTCATCCCCATGGCCCATTCGGAACGTCTCCTGCAGCGATGGTTTGATCAAGTATGTCGAGGTAGAGAAACATCAAAGGCGTGATCCTGACGAGAGGCCGTTCGATGACATTGATACGCTCTACGAGGGAGACTGCTTGGCGAAGCCCAAAGTAATGGGCTGGAAGGCCATGACATGGTATAGAAGGTTCTCTTGTGACCACTGGAGCAAGGGGTGTGTGGCTTTTGACAAGGAAATATCGATTGACAGCCCGACGCGCTCTATGTTGTTGCCTGACCTGACGGATGATGATGCTGGAGAGTTGACACTAAAGGACATGCTGGCATCTTACCCTGTCCCAACCTTGGCAAGCCATTGCGATGATGTCGTTTACATGTTGTGTGAATCGAAATCTGGCAGCAAAAAGTCATGGCTGATCACTGTTGACCTGAAAAAGAAGATACTGGTCGAATTGGCACCGTTTCCTCTCGAAGGGTATTACAACCCAGCCCACCCTTTTGAACTGTCCAGTTATCTGAACGTAGCACCAG AGGAAGCTACTTCAGAAGAACCCTGA
- the LOC123447082 gene encoding uncharacterized protein LOC123447082 yields MFDYGSKEDMSNVFSISCEPPTHQRLNDEAPTPTWVFLEPMAYLADVRNGTTAAAFSSGGHIVQATVCVTDPLGVSYLCVHYPDLTEADCGRPIIVCSEKDFLVFSVVFMPVLRGREYFVYKAGLVPSLRLLPDPYPYIHTSSDLGLLPRDDNDHFVLAALCYSPTPWFFTLHVFSSRTWVWSCKVLQVEVSSHVRARMPSILASKVIQFGEGMLGWVDFWTGILFCNVLDEMPMARFIALPKVMPGNRDHLKSSLWPVRNVAYNNGMIKFVEIEKHERPDVDERSYDDMDTLYESDCLMNPKEIGWRAMTWYRMTSWDHWSKGFMVYDKEISVDYPSHSKLLPDLTLGDTYARELTLKDLLASHPVLSLTCDCDDVVYLLCKSKFCNMKTWLIGVDLKKKTLVDLATFSLEEYFTSVHPSALSKYLNIAPAMEGTSGGQ; encoded by the exons ATGTTCGATTATGGCAGCAAAGAGGACATGAGCAATGTCTTCTCCATCTCATGCGAGCCCCCGACGCACCAGCGCCTCAACGACGAGGCCCCTACACCCACCTGGGTGTTCCTCGAGCCGATGGCGTACCTCGCCGATGTGAGGAACGGCACCACCGCGGCGGCCTTCTCGAGCGGCGGCCACATTGTCCAGGCCACTGTCTGCGTCACCGACCCACTCGGCGTCTCCTACCTGTGCGTACACTACCCCGACCTCACGGAAGCCGATTGTGGCAGGCCCATCATCGTCTGCTCGGAGAAGGACTTCCTCGTATTCTCCGTCGTCTTCATGCCCGTCCTCAGAGGGCGCGAGTACTTCGTCTACAAGGCCGGCCTCGTGCCGTCGTTGCGCCTGCTCCCAGATCCCTACCCATACATCCACACATCCTCAGATCTCGGCCTCCTTCCCCGTGACGACAATGACCATTTTGTCTTGGCCGCGTTGTGCTATTCACCGACCCCTTGGTTTTTTACCCTCCATGTCTTCTCCTCCAGGACCTGGGTTTGGAGTTGTAAAGTGCTGCAGGTGGAGGTATCGTCCCATGTCAGAGCGCGAATGCCCTCAATTCTAGCTTCCAAGGTGATTCAATTTGGAGAAGGCATGCTCGGATGGGTTGATTTCTGGACTGGGATTCTTTTCTGCAACGTGCTCGATGAAATGCCTATGGCGCGCTTCATCGCATTGCCTAAGGTGATGCCTGGCAACAGGGACCACTTGAAATCGTCCTTGTGGCCAGTTCGAAATGTTGCATACAACAATGGTATGATCAAGTTTGTTGAGATAGAAAAGCATGAAAGACCAGATGTTGATGAAAGGTCGTATGATGACATGGATACTCTCTATGAGTCGGACTGCTTGATGAACCCCAAAGAAATTGGTTGGAGGGCCATGACTTGGTACAGAATGACTTCTTGGGACCATTGGAGCAAGGGATTCATGGTTTATGACAAAGAAATCTCGGTTGACTACCCAAGTCATTCTAAGTTGTTACCTGACCTAACTTTGGGTGACACCTATGCAAGAGAGTTAACATTGAAGGACCTGCTAGCATCTCACCCTGTCCTGAGCTTGACCTGTGATTGTGATGATGTTGTTTACTTGTTGTGTAAATCCAAATTTTGCAACATGAAGACTTGGTTGATCGGTGTTGACCTGAAAAAGAAGACATTGGTTGATTTGGCTACATTTTCTCTTGAAGAATATTTTACCTCGGTCCACCCTTCTGCACTGTCCAAGTATCTGAACATAGCTCCAG CAATGGAAGGTACTtcaggaggacaatga